The following are encoded in a window of Pyrenophora tritici-repentis strain M4 chromosome 6, whole genome shotgun sequence genomic DNA:
- a CDS encoding Atrophin-1 domain containing protein: protein MSSTSSAYHIPFPKTFLAVNTPVKQAVAVESSPTESVMPAHGFLSNRSHRHESVSSLSSFGAPPSEASTISAPSSPRTSPADSQILGPKIFAPLAVNAKYEIPPNNVSEMSVAERKRRMSFEKHTFLSNKH, encoded by the exons ATGTCTTCCACTAGCTCAGCCTACCACATTCCCTTCCCCAAGACCTTTCTCGCCGTCAACACACCTGTCAAGCAAGCCGTTGCCGTCGAGTCATCTCCCACTGAGTCCGTCATGCCTGCTCACGGGTTTCTTTCCAACCGATCCCACCGCCATGAATCAGTATCATCACTCTCCAGCTTTGGAGCCCCGCCCTCAGAAGCTAGCACTATCAGCGCGCCATCTTCTCCCCGCACCAGCCCTGCCGATTC ACAAATCCTTGGCCCGAAGATTTTCGCTCCTCTGGCGGTTAACGCAAAGTACGAGATTCCGCCGAACAATGTTTCGGAGATGAGTGTGGCCGAGAGGAAGAGGCGCATGTCGTTTGAGAAGCACACTTTCCTGTCCAACAAGCACTAG
- a CDS encoding TatD, Mg-dependent DNase, which yields MSSMETIQQNTKARVLTVMATRAEDQDLVASTAHKHGVKSSDPAKWSKEERIVPCFGWHPWFSSQMYLTEEEEEGAETKYHKPLTGEAKIAHYRSVLQPSRETPSGEDRQKYLSLPDPISFSAFLSRTRENLKKYPYALVGEIGLDRAFRIPEAWTDHPDLWSKRDNGLTPGGREGRRLTPFRTTPTHQKKIFKLQLQLAAEMGRAVSVHDVKDDTKDAKDDTKEDNKDTAKDDPKDDTNDHNTAKTTKKNPPATTPPYPPRICLHSYSGNISNFKQYLNPFIPAHIFASFSTAINLSDATDEETPASFVELIKTVPDHMLLVESDLHTAGEEMDRRLEDM from the exons ATGTCCAGCATGGAGACGATACAGCAAAATACGAAAGCGCGAGTTCTCACCGTCATGGCAACACGGGCCGAAGATCAAGATCTCGTCGCATCAACAGCACACAAGCATGGTGTCAAGTCCTCTGACCCAGCAAAGTGGTCGAAAGAAGAGCGTATCGTCCCATGCTTTGGTTGGCATCCATGGTTCTCATCTCAAATGTACCTtacagaagaagaggaagaaggtGCAGAAACCAAATACCACAAACCCCTCACAGGCGAAGCAAAGATCGCACACTACCGATCCGTCCTACAACCAAGCCGGGAAACCCCCAGCGGAGAAGACCGGCAAAAATACCTCTCCCTACCCGACCCAATATCCTTCTCAGCCTTCCTATCCCGCACACGAGAAAACCTGAAAAAGTACCCTTATGCTCTAGTCGGCGAAATTGGTCTTGACCGCGCATTCAGAATCCCGGAAGCCTGGACTGACCACCCGGATCTCTGGTCTAAGCGGGACAATGGCCTCACACCCGGTGGCCGGGAAGGCCGCCGCCTGACACCTTTTCGGACCACGCCTACGCACCAGAAGAAGATTTTCAAGCTGCAACTTCAACTTGCGGCTGAGATGGGGAGGGCTGTTAGTGTGCATG ACGTCAAAGACGACACCAAAGATGCCAAGGACGACACCAAGGAAGATAACAAAGATACTGCCAAAGATGACCCCAAGGACGACACCAACGACCATAACACAGCCAAAACTACAAAGAAAAACCCACCCGCCACAACCCCACCATACCCACCCCGCATATGCCTCCACTCCTACTCGGGAAACATATCAAACTTCAAACAATACCTTAATCCCTTCATCCCCGCGCACATCTTTGCAAGCTTCAGCACCGCCATCAATCTGTCTGATGCAACGGACGAGGAGACGCCGGCAAGCTTTGTCGAACTCATCAAGACTGTGCCCGACCACATGTTGTTGGTGGAGAGCGATTTGCATACTGCGGGAGAGGAAATGGATAGACGGTTGGAGGATATG TAG
- a CDS encoding FabG, Dehydrogenase with different specificities (related to short-chain alcohol dehydrogenase): MPTRLQSKIAIITGSSSGLGRAIALAFALEGATIICADLRPEARPCPSLSPTISTSAPLLPTHDLLAAQGFTAIFITCDTTSSTSIQHLIATTVSTYGRLDIMVNNAGVGLEGEGEGEKPVWEYDEHVFERTMEVNIKGVFLGTKYASRQMVKQDPVGEGEGGKGDKGWIINLSSIFGLVGKGGLAGYSASKHAVLGITKSAALDCAPHNIHVNALCPGYTATAITARVFEPQAAEVKKVVDSRHPLKGMGAPEDVARAAVFLASEDAAWVTGVGLPVDGGYSCV, translated from the exons ATGCCCACACGTCTCCAGTCCAAAATCGCCATAATAACCGGCTCCTCCTCCGGCCTAGGCCGCGCCATAGCCCTAGCCTTCGCCTTGGAAGGCGCCACAATAATCTGCGCCGACCTACGTCCTGAAGCCCGTCCATGCCCATCCCTCTCACCCACTATATCCACCTCCGCCCCACTGCTGCCAACCCACGACCTCCTCGCCGCACAAGGCTTCACCGCAATCTTCATAACCTGCGACACCACCTCTAGTACGTCAATACAACACCTCATCGCAACCACAGTGTCGACGTACGGCCGCCTCGACATCATGGTTAACAACGCAGGCGTGGGTCTTGAGGGCGAGGGCGAGGGCGAGAAACCGGTTTGGGAGTACGATGAGCATGTGTTTGAGAGGACGATGGAGGTTAATATCAAAGGCGTTTTCTTGGGGACAAAGTATGCGAGTAGGCAAATGGTGAAGCAGGATCCTGTTGGTGAAGGTGAAGGTGGTAAGGGGGATAAGGGATGGATTATAAATTTGAGTAGTATATTTGGGTTGGTGGGGAAGGGGGGTCTTG CCGGTTACTCAGCCTCCAAACACGCCGTGCTAGGCATAACGAAATCAGCAGCTCTGGACTGCGCACCCCACAACATCCACGTCAACGCGCTTTGTCCGGGATACACGGCCACGGCGATTACCGCGCGCGTGTTTGAGCCACAGGCGGCCGAAGTGAAGAAAGTGGTGGATTCGCGGCATCCGCTCAAGGGCATGGGGGCACCGGAGGATGTGGCGAGAGCGGCGGTTTTCTTGGCGAGTGAGGATGCGGCGTGGGTGACGGGTGTGGGACTGCCTGTTGATGGGGGGTATAGTTGTGTGTGA
- a CDS encoding Mit-KHE1 domain containing protein has product MRLFLLPISTRRSLIYCEKLHQKAPKDRSYYDKITIKASETWVGWEKDEKAIWDWKRKVTFYGNQALKRIPYEEWGLKTIPALTAKRKQDIVDGKASYEVLFPGKYLPQERVSGLLEKLAKERQNMHRTKLIWSVVIMPFTAPFMLVPVIPNLPFFYVLYRAWSHWKALGGSKHLEFLLKHNLPKPHPSAILDELYTAGLMYPTRALSRVAPLPTPEQAQEVANVVHRQTNNETEDVMVLQRWNGKLIAEKFDLPEMEVEIERAVGQVEAAIKSKEKRIEEKLEQERATSGNTVRAKDVLPEEILGKIHEKAEHVAHEGNEKAKQAMKS; this is encoded by the coding sequence ATGCGCCTCTTCCTGCTGCCCATCTCCACCCGCCGCTCGCTCATCTACTGCGAGAAGCTGCACCAAAAGGCCCCCAAGGACCGCTCCTACTATGACAAAATCACCATAAAGGCCAGTGAGACGTGGGTCGGCTGGGAAAAGGACGAAAAGGCCATCTGGGACTGGAAGCGCAAAGTCACCTTCTACGGCAACCAGGCCCTGAAGCGGATACCGTACGAAGAGTGGGGGCTCAAGACGATACCTGCACTCACTGCCAAGCGGAAGCAGGACATTGTCGACGGCAAGGCCAGCTATGAGGTCCTGTTCCCGGGCAAGTACCTGCCGCAGGAACGTGTGTCGGGCCTGCTCGAGAAGTTGGCCAAGGAGCGACAGAACATGCACCGGACGAAGTTGATCTGGAGCGTCGTCATCATGCCCTTCACCGCGCCTTTTATGCTGGTGCCCGTCATTCCCAATTTGCCCTTCTTCTACGTCCTCTACCGCGCCTGGTCGCACTGGAAGGCGCTCGGCGGCTCAAAGCACCTCGAGTTCCTCCTCAAGCACAATCTGCCCAAGCCCCATCCGTCTGCCATTCTCGATGAGCTCTACACAGCTGGCCTCATGTACCCTACCCGCGCGCTTTCCCGTGTCGCCCCTCTTCCAACCCCGGAGCAGGCACAAGAGGTCGCCAACGTAGTCCATAGGCAGACAAACAACGAGACGGAAGACGTCATGGTCCTGCAGCGGTGGAACGGCAAGCTGATTGCCGAGAAGTTTGACCTACCTGAGATGGAGGTCGAAATCGAGCGTGCAGTCGGACAAGTGGAGGCGGCCATCAAATCCAAAGAAAAGCGTATCGAGGAGAAGCTCGAGCAAGAGCGAGCCACCAGCGGCAACACGGTACGGGCAAAGGACGTGCTACCCGAAGAAATTCTCGGGAAGATACATGAAAAGGCCGAACATGTAGCACACGAGGGCAATGAGAAGGCGAAGCAGGCGATGAAGTCGTAG
- a CDS encoding Cullin, a subunit E3 ubiquitin ligase, whose translation MPPVPAKDDVHATWKYLEAGVDKIMTNLRAGVDMKTYMGLYTAIHNFCTAQKAVAGSSFHAANNRGGAHLLGEDLYQHLIEYLKAHLAQVQEASRQHVDEALLHFYIKEWNRYTTAGQYNNHLFRYLNRHWVKREMDEGKKNIYDIYTLHLVRWKEDMFTGSQESVMRSVLKLVEKQRNGETIEQSQIKSVVDSFVSLGLDEADSSKSTLDVYKEFFEKPFLEATAQYYDNESKQFLAENSVVEYMKKAELRLDEEKERVPLYLLNEIMSPLMRTCEQSLITNHSQALREEFQILLDHDKEEDLGRMYKLLARIPEGLDPLRLRFENHVRKAGLAAVDKIAQDGENIEPKVYVEALLEVHTQYQALVNKAFNGESEFVRSLDNACREFVNRNKICKSGSNKSPELLAKYTDTLLKRSNAKMSEEDDMEKLLTQIMTVFKYIEDKDVFQKFYSRMLAKRLVQTTSASDDAETSMISKLKEACGFEYTNKLQRMFQDMQISKDLNTAFKEWQSNNLDESDLKTNVDASYHILGTGFWPLNPPTTPFTPPQLIVQTYDRFSRFYNHKHQGRKLTWLWQLCKGEVKANYCKVANLKTSPTFQVSTYQMAIMLLFNDSDTVTYDEIAEATKLNKETLDPSLGVFIKAKVLLLQPENAKHESGTTYKLNTGFKTKKVKMNLNIGIKSEQKAEAEDTHKTIEEDRKLLIQSAIVRIMKSRKKMKHQQLVSETIQQIKNRFMPRVPDIKKCIDILLEKEYLERLEADELGYLA comes from the exons ATGCCACCTGTGCCTGCAAAGGACGATGTGCACGCTAC GTGGAAGTACTTAGAGGCTGGTGTGGATAAGATTATGACCAACCTGCGCGCCGGTGTCGACATGAAGACATACATGGGCCTTTACACCGCCATTCATAACTTCTGCACAGCTCAAAAGGCTGTTGCGGGGTCATCATTCCACGCCGCTAACAACCGTGGAGGCGCCCATCTTCTCGGCGAAGATCTCTACCAGCACCTGATTGAATACCTAAAGGCCCATCTCGCCCAAGTCCAGGAGGCGTCGCGGCAACATGTCGACGAAGCTCTCCTCCACTTTTACATCAAGGAGTGGAATCGGTACACGACGGCGGGGCAGTACAACAACCATCTCTTCCGCTACCTGAACCGCCATTGGGTTAAGCGTGAAATGGACGAGGGCAAGAAGAATATCTACGACATCTACACGCTGCATCTGGTGCGATGGAAGGAAGACATGTTCACAGGGAGCCAGGAAAGCGTCATGCGCTCAGTCCTCAAGCTGGTGGAGAAGCAGCGCAACGGCGAGACGATCGAGCAGTCACAGATAAAGTCGGTCGTCGACTCTTTCGTTTCGCTCGGTCTGGACGAGGCTGACAGCTCCAAATCTACCCTCGACGTATATAAGGAGTTCTTCGAGAAGCCCTTCCTAGAGGCAACCGCACAATACTACGATAACGAATCTAAGCAGTTCTTGGCCGAAAACAGCGTAGTCGAATACATGAAGAAGGCCGAGCTTCGTCTGGACGAGGAGAAGGAGCGCGTTCCTCTGTATCTGCTCAACGAGATCATGTCCCCATTGATGCGAACATGCGAACAGTCCCTCATCACGAACCACTCACAAGCCCTTCGGGAGGAGTTCCAGATACTACTTGACCACGATAAGGAGGAGGATCTTGGTCGTATGTACAAGTTGCTTGCCCGTATTCCTGAGGGCCTTGACCCTCTGCGTCTTCGATTCGAAAACCATGTCCGCAAGGCTGGCTTGGCTGCCGTAGATAAAATTGCTCAAGACGGCGAGAACATTGAACCCAAGGTGTACGTTGAGGCTCTCCTTGAGGTTCACACCCAGTACCAGGCACTTGTCAACAAGGCCTTCAACGGAGAGTCCGAGTTCGTACGTTCTTTGGACAACGCGTGCCGCGAGTTTGTAAACAGGAACAAGATCTGCAAGTCGGGCTCCAACAAGTCCCCCGAGCTACTCGCAAAGTACACCGACACGCTGCTGAAGCGTTCCAACGCGAAGATGAGCGAGGAGGATGACATGGAGAAGCTCCTCACACAGATCATGACCGTATTCAAGTACATCGAAGACAAGGATGTGTTCCAGAAGTTCTACTCACGTATGTTGGCCAAGCGTCTCGTCCAGACTACTTCTGCTTCAGATGATGCCGAGACGAGTATGATCTCGAAGCTCAAGGAAGCCTGTGGATTTGAATACACCAACAAGCTTCAACGCATGTTCCAAGATATGCAAATATCAAAGGATCTTAACACAGCATTCAAGGAGTGGCAGTCTAACAACCTGGACGAGTCGGACCTGAAGACCAACGTTGATGCGTCGTACCACATCCTTGGTACCGGTTTCTGGCCGCTTAACCCACCCACTACACCCTTTACGCCCCCACAACTCATTGTCCAGACCTATGATCGTTTCTCACGCTTCTACAACCACAAGCATCAGGGTCGTAAGCTTACGTGGTTATGGCAACTGTGCAAGGGTGAAGTCAAAGCCAACTACTGCAAGGTTGCAAACTTGAAGACTTCACCTACCTTCCAGGTGTCCACGTATCAGATGGCTATCATGTTGCTGTTCAACGATAGTGACACTGTCACCTATGATGAGATTGCCGAGGCTACCAAGCTCAATAAGGAGACGCTTGATCCTAGCCTGGGTGTCTTCATCAAGGCCAAGGTTTTGCTCCTACAGCCCGAGAACGCCAAGCACGAGTCCGGCACCACCTACAAGCTTAACACTGGTTTCAAGACCAAGAAGGTCAAGATGAACCTGAACATTGGTATCAAGTCTGAGCAAAAGGCCGAGGCGGAAGACACGCACAAGACGATTGAGGAGGACCGCAAGCTTCTGATTCAG TCTGCCATTGTCCGCATCATGAAGTCCCGCAAGAAGATGAAGCACCAACAGCTCGTCTCCGAAACGATCCAACAGATCAAGAACCGCTTCATGCCGCGCGTCCCCGACATCAAGAAGTGCATAGATATTCTCCTCGAGAAGGAGTACCTGGAGCGTCTAGAGGCTGATGAACTCGGCTACCTGGCATAA